In Microvirga sp. 17 mud 1-3, the genomic window GTGCGCTATGAGCCCATGAATGTTGCGGACGAGGATGCGGTTATCCGCGCCGTCGCCGCTTGCGAGGCGGAGTTCGGTCCCCTGACGGGCGTTGTCAATTCCGCCGGCATCGGGCGCGACGTGCCGGCGCTCGACACCGATGTCGAGCTCTTCCGCAGGATGCTGGAGGTCAACCTGATCGGCAGCTTCGTGGTGTCCCGGGAAGTCGCGAAGCGCATGAGGGAGCGCGGCGGCGGCGCCATCGTCAACGTCGCGTCCGTTTCGGGCATCGCAGGCAACAGGGGGCGCGTGGCCTACGGAGCTTCCAAGGGGGGCGTCATCACCATGACGAGGGTGATGGCCGTCGAGCTGGCTACTATCGGCATCCGCGTGAACGTCATCGCGCCAGGTCCCATCGAGACGCCGCTCGTTCAGGAGATGCACACGCCGGAGGTGCGGGCGGCCTGGATGACGACGGTGCCGCAGCGGCGCTACGGTTCGCCGGACGAGATCGCAGGAGCGGCCGTGTTCCTGCTCGATCCACGCAAGTCCAGCTACATCACAGGGCAGACGATCTGTGTCGATGGAGGCTTTTCCATCGCGGGCCTTCTCGACGATGTCGGGGTCGCTGCCGCGATGCCCGCATGAGCGTGCGGCAATCCCATTTTCGCGACGGATCGAGAGGACCATGAGCGAACGTCTGAAGGGCAGAACCGCCATCGTGTTCGGCGCAGGCTCGTCTGGCCCGGGCTGGGGCAACGGCAAGGCCGCTGCTGTCGCCTATGCCCGCGAGGGCGCCAGGGTGGCCTGCATCGATCTTGCGCAGGCAGCTGCGGACGAAACTGCGGATATCATCTCGCGGGAGAGCGGTATCGCCCTGGCCCTCTCGGCCGACGTCACCGATACGGGATCGATCCAGACGGCCGTTGCCGAAACGATCGATGCGTTCGGCGCCATCGACATCCTGCACAACAACGTGGGCGTGACTCACATGGGCGGCCCGGTTGAGCTGAGCGAGGAACAGTTCGCTGCGGCCCTCGACCTGAATATCGGCCCCGTCTACCGGACCGCCAAGGCGGTGGTTCCGCATATGCTCCGGCAGGGCAGGGGAGCCATCGTCAACATCTCGTCGCTCGCGGCGATCCGATGGACCGGCTATCCCTATTTTGCCTATTACGCCACCAAGGCGGCGGTCAATCAGGCGACCGTGGCGCTCGCCATGCAATATGCCCGCGACGGCATAAGGGCCAATTGCATCATGCCCGGCCTCATCGACACGCCGCTGATCTACAGGCAGATCTCCGGGCAATATGCATCGGTCGACGAGATGGTTGCGGCCCGCAACGCCGCTGTCCCGATGGGCAAGATGGGAACGGCATGGGATGTCGCGAACGCGGCCGTCTTTTTGGCTTCCGACGAGGCCCGGTTCATCACCGGAGTTTGCCTGCCCGTGGACGGCGGGCAGAGCTGTGCGGTGTCGGAATTCCGCTGAGGCCATAATCTGTGCCGAACGGATATGAGAGAGCACAACGATGAGGCAGATCCTTCACCCAGGCCCTATTGCGAGCAATCGCGCGACGGTCGTGGCCAGCACGCCCGTTCGCCTGCGCTTCAGGCTGGAGCCGGGGCACACGGTCGACGAGGCTGTTTCAAAGGGATTTGCAGCCGCCGGATGCGAAGGCGGTTTCGTGACCTTCAGGGGCGGCCGGTGCGAGCCGTTCAAATACGTGATGCCGGCGGCATCGCCCGATGACAGTCATGCAGCCTGGTACAGCGACACCTTCGCGCCCGCAGGCCCGGTGTCGTTCGAACGGGCCGGGGCCATCGTGGGCCGGCGTGACGGAAGGCCTTTCCTTCATTGCCACGGAATCTGGACCACACAAGACGGCGTCCGGATGGGCCATCTGCTCGCACCGGACACTCTCATCGGGGAACCGGTGGAGGCATCGGGCATCGGCGTGAGAACTGCCACCTTCGAGGCCCGGCCTGATGCCGAGACCAACTTTACCCTGTTCGAGCCGGTCAGGACTGACGGTGCGGAGGACAAGGTGGGGGCACGCGTCTTCCTGGCCAGGATCCGCCCCAATGTCGACATCAGCCTCGCCATCGAGGCGATCTGCCGGGAGCACGGCATCCGGACCGCCCATGTCCATGGCATCGGCAGCCTCAACGAAGTGCGCTATGCCGACGGGTCGAGCGTGGAATCCCACGCGACGGAGGTCCTGATCCGGCATGGCCGCGTGGAGAGTGTCGACGGCCAGCCGAGAGCTCGCCTCCATTTGGACGTGGTCGACATCGAGGGTGGGATTTCCAGCGGAGAGATCGTTCACGGCGACAACCCGGTCCTTGTCACCTTCGAGCTCCTCATCGAGGCGGCCGAGTTGGAAACATAAAGGCGCAGTCCTGCTCGGTTCACCTCGGGGCGGATTGCCGGTAAAGAGCCGGTGGCGATTCAGGAGGGGCGGCCGCTCCAATATGTCCAGCTGGCGAGACGAGAAGAACCAGAAGGCGCTTGCCCGGCTGGAAAGCCGGCTTTCGCCGTCCTTTCCGGCCTGCGTCCTAGCGCACGCTCTCCGGCAGCCGCTGATCCCGCCAACCCAGCGTCGGGCCATGGAATCCTACTGGCGTCACCGCCCGCTCTTAGCCGACAGGCTGGCGCGGGCCCTTGCGGCGAAAAGCGGGGAGCCTGCCGGGTGGCAATGGCGCCTCGGGCGCGACAAGGACACAGGTCTGCCCGCAACCTTCCGCATGCCGCCGTCACCCTATCGGGAGGCGGCTTCCTCGCGCGGGCCGGGCCATTGCTGCGTCTGCGGCCAGCCGGTCTACCGGCTGGGTTGGCACCAGGATGCCTGGGACGACGGCAAGCCGAACCGGAATGCGACCTGGCATTCCGCCTGTGTGGTCGCCTGGCGGCTCTGGACGGCGCCGACGGACCATCTCCGCATGCTGAAGCTGCGCCAGAAGCGGAAATGCCCGGCGACAGGCCGCCGCCTGCTCAGGACCGCCGAAGTGGATCATCGCGTTCCGCTCTTTGCCGTCTGGTCCGAACATAGGACGAGAGCCTGGCCGGAGCTTCTTGCCTTCTGGGGCGCTCCCAACCTCCAGGTGATCAACCGGCAGGTCCACCTGGAAAAATGCGCCGAAGAGGCGGCGGAGCGGGCGAGACGCCGCGCCGCCCCGTCGCTCGCGACGGAAAGCTGAGGCCGCAGCCCGGCCTTTGAGCCATGCGCCAGCGGGGACCATGCCGCGCCACATGGTCCTCTTCCGGTGACCGGACCTGTCCGATAAGAGGTGCTTCCCTTACGGCAGGCCATCCCGGCCCTGCATTCCCGGTGATGTTGGCACGAATTCCTTTTCTCCCGGCGCTTCTTGCCGTCGGGTCCCGTTACCTGCCCCGTGGCAGCCTCGTTCTCCTCCTGGGGACGCTCTCGGCGCGTGCGATCTCGACGGTCGGGCTGCTGGTCACGGCCGCGATCCTCGGTCCGTCTCCCTATGCGGCCCTCGGGGTCTATGTGAGCATCCTGTCCCTCCTGTCCGTTGCCGCCTGTGGCCGCTACGAGGCCGCGATCCTGGCGGTCCGGCATGAGGGGGATGCCCGTGCGCTTGTCATGCTGTCGCAGGGGATTTGCGCCCTGTTCCTCCTGGCGGTGTCGAGTCTCTGTGCCCTCGTGATCCTGATGGGATGGAACGATCTCGTCGCTCTGCCCGCCGCCGCCATGGCGCTGCTGCCCCTGGGAATCCTGGCGCGGGTGAAGCTGCGGATCGAGAATCTTATCCTGACCCGGTCGGGTCGTCCCCGGGTCCGGGCGCGCAGCGCCATCGTCCAGAGCATCGTCCAACCCCTGGTGACGCTCGCGTCCTACTGGATCGGCGCGGATGCTGTTCTGGCTCTGGTCCTCGGCGATGCAGTGGGGCATCTCGTTGCGGCCTTCGTTCTGCGCATGGGTAACCGGGATTGGCGACGGGAGACCCAGCCGCGCGGCGCTCTGCTCCATCATGCGGCGAAGTGGCGGCAGATGCCTCTGGCGGGCCTGCCCAACGCCTTCTTGAGCATCGCGTTCGATTCTGCGCCCGCCCTGTTGGCCGGCCTGACCCTGCCGCCACATCTGGGCGGGCAGATGATCCTGGCGCTTCGCCTGCTGGATATCCCGGGCTTCCTGGTGGGCTTCGTAGCGGTGCCGACCCTGCAGCGGGCCATCGTCGAGGACAAGACGCCGCTGCGCTATGCGCTGCGTCCGGTTCTGCGACTGGCGCTCATGCTCGGCGGCATGTTCCTTGCCATCATCGTGATGGCCCATTTCCTCTCGCCACTTCTTCTGCATACACGCTGGCCCGAGCTGTTCCGTCTGGTGCAGTGGTTTGCGCTGAGCTCCGCCTTCCTGGCGGTGACCAATCCGCTGATCGAGCTCGTTGCGATCTACGGGGTGGAGGTCCGGGCCTTCCGTAGGCATCTGGCCTCGCTCCTGATTCTTGCGGTCTGCACGGCCGGGCTGCTGATCTTTGGCGAGAGAGTGCCATCCCTCGCCCTGCTTCTCGCGTTGGCGGGCTTGGCGCGGGCCGCAATGTTCTCCCGCCTGCTCTTCCAGCAGAGCCGTCGCGAGAGGGGAGCGGCCGTGCCGGCAAGGTGAGGCCCACCCCGACAGGATTGCGCTTTACCCGGAACGAGGACTAGCCTTGTGGACCTTCGTCCGACCGGCCGCCCCTACGGGCCGCTCCCATCCACGAGCCGAGAATGCGCGATCTGTCCCTGCCGAGGCGGCACTTCCTCCTGGCATCCCTGGGCGGGAGCTTGTCCCTGCGCCCGTTCAGCATCCTCCAGGCTGCACCGCGCCTGCCCGACGATCCATTCACGCTTGGAGTGGCGTCCGGCGCGCCGCGTCCGGACAGTGTCGTCATCTGGACACGTCTCGCGCCGAAGCCCCTTGAGGGCGGCGGAATGCCGGAGACACCGGTCGCGGTCGACTGGCAGATGGCCGAAGACGAGGGGTTTCGCCGCATCGTCCGCAAGGGCCGCGTTATGGCCGAGCCCGCATCGGCGCATGCGGTCCATGTCACGGTCCCGGGACTCCGGCCCGCGCGCTGGTACTGGTATCGGTTTCGCGTCGGGCGGGCCGTAAGCCCGGTCGGCCGCACGCGCACCGCCGCAGCGCCCGGCGCTGCAGGCGGTTTGCGTTTCGCCTATGCGTCCTGCCAGCAATATGAGCAGGGCTTCTACGCTGCCTATGCGGACATGGCGCGCCGGGATCTCGACCTCGTCGTCCATCTCGGCGACTACATCTATGAAACGTCGTGGGGATCACAGCATGTGCGCAAGCACATGAGCGGCATTCCGACCACTTTACCCGAGTTCCGCGAACGCTATGCGCTTTACAAGCTCGATCCCGATCTCCAGGCCGCGCATGCGGCGTTTCCCTGGCTTTCGATCTGGGACGACCATGAGGTCGCCAACGATTATGCGAATGACCGCTCCTCGGCCATGGGCGACCGGGACCAGTTCCTGAAAGTCCGCGCAGCGGCCTACCAGGCTTATTACGAGCACATGCCCCTGCCGCCCAAGGCGCGACCGAGGGGGCCGGAGGCCGTCATCTATGACCTCTACGAATTCGGCCAGATGGCGAACCTGATCCTCCTCGACGACCGTCAGTACCGCTCTCCCCATGCATGCCTGCCCGGGCGCAGCGCGTCCCCGCGGGTCGACTGTCCAGATCGCCTGCGGGAGGACCGCACCATGCTGGGCGCCGTGCAGGAGGCGTGGCTCGACCAGGCGCTTGCCGACGCAAAGGGTCGCTGGACCATCGTGGCGCAGCAGACCCTGATGGCGGAGCGCGACCTCGATCCCGGCGATGGCCACGGCTACTGGATGGATGGCTGGGACGGCTATGCGGCCGGCCGGCGGCGGCTCCTCGACGGCATCGCGGCGCACCGTACGCCCAACCCCGTGGTGATCGGCGGCGACGTGCATGCCTTCTTCGCGGCGGATCTCAAGCGCGATTTCCACGACGAGAAGGCCGAGGTGCTGGCCACCGAATTCTGCGGCACCTCGATCACCTCCGAAGGGCCGAGCGCGAAGGGGATCGCAACCGTCCGGGCCAAGAACCCGCATATCCGCTATGCGCGCGGCGACAGGAGGGGCTTTGCGACAGTGTCCCTGACGGAGACGCACTGCGAAGTGAACTTCGAGGCCGTGGCCGACATCAAGGAGCGCAACTCCCCGGTCTCCCGCATCGCGTCCTTCGTATGCCTCGACGGCCGGCCGGGCGTGCAGGAGGCCTGAGGTTCCTTACGCTATGATGCCGGTCGCGAGGGCGCCGAGCAGGGCTGCGGCCAGCAGGCATGCGTCATGAAGGCCGAGCGCCCAGCGCGAGGGTTCCCGGTCCCGGTGGACCCACAAGGTCGTGCCGAGGGTCGCAAGCGACCAGCCGATTCCCACGAGGGCAGCCGAGAGCGAGAATTGGGCGGCGCTGGACGAGACCGCGAAGACCAGCGCTCCGGCCGTGAGCGCGAGGCCTCCTCCGCAGACGATCCATGAGGGGCGGATTGCCGCCGGCATTCCGGCGAGCGCGAGGGACGGTGCATACATAGCCACCACATGCCAGGCCACGACGCCCGACACGGCGCTGGTCAATCCGCATCCCACCATGGCGATGGGCGTCGCGCCCATGAGGGCCGTCATCAGGAACCAGGCCGCAGCACCAATCGATGTCGGCAGGAGGATTTCCCGCCAGGGCTTTCTCGGGCCCTCGGCCGCGAGGATCGAATGCTGCGGCCGGTATGGCAGGGCGGCGGTCGCCGTAAGAGAACCCACATGGGCCAGGGCTGCGGCGGCACCCATGCCGACGAAGACGCGCGGGGTGGCGAGCGCCTCGGCATAATCCGCGATGCCGGGAGCCGCGAACCCCGCGAGGGTCGCAGCTCCGAAAACCAGAAGGAGTGCCCGCGGGCTCCCGCCGCCGAGGCCGGCGGCCGCGTGGCGGTAGAACAGGCTGAAACCGCCCGCGACCCCGAGCCAGAACGCGCCGAGGATCAGGGCGCCGAAATGCCATTGGGTCAGAGCCCAGACGAGCACCAGCCCGCCCGCGATGCCGAGGCTCGCTCCGAGCGAGAAGGCAGCCCGGCGCCCGATCGCATCGAGAAGGAGCGAGGCGGGCAGTCCCGCGATTGCGGCCCCGGCATAGAAGGCCGCATAGGGCAGGGCCGCCCCGGCGCGGCTCGGCGCCAGGGAGAGGCCTGCCAGCGGCAGGATGCCGAGGATCAGGACCTGCGACAGGACCGAGAGGGCGAAGGCTGCGGCGAGCAGCACCGTCCCGCGCCGGTCGACCTCGCCGTCGCCGGATGCCAGGGTGCAGGCGCAGTCGAGCTGGCCCGCGCGTGGGAGGCCGGCCGACAAGGTCATGGTTTCACATCGTCGTCGCTCAGGACGCGCAGGGCCGCGCCCTGAACGTCATCGTACTGGCCGTTCCGGAGCGACCACAGAAAGGCGCCGAGGCCGCACAGGCCAAGCGCTAGGGCCGTCGGGATGAGGAAGAGAAGAACACCCATAGGATCAGGCTCCCTGAAGGGCCGGGGCGGCCGGGGCCGCTTGGCGGGACGGATCGGTTTTCGGCGCAGTGCCTCCGCCGCGGGCCCGGAGGGCATTCAGCGTCACGAGGCTGGAGGAGCCCGACATGGCGAGGGCGGCCACGAGGGGCGTGACGTAGCCGAGGAATGCGAGCGGCACCGCAAACAGATTATACACGAGGGCAATCATGAGGTTCTGGCGCATGAGGGCATGGGCCCGGCGCGAGATCCGCACGGCGTCCAGGACCGGCGCCAGCCGGTCGCCGAGGAAGACCGCATCCGCCTGAGCCTGAGTCAGGTCCGCGGCCGTGATCGGCGAGATCGAGATGTGCGCGGCCGCCAGGGCAGGGGCATCGTTGAGCCCGTCCCCGACCATGAGGATATGGCGGCCTTGCGCCTTCAGGTGCTCCAGTTCGGTGATCTTGTCTGCCGGCTTGGCGCCGCCGTGCCAGGTCTCGATGCCGAGCGCCTCCGCGACGGGAGCGACGGCTTCCGGCCGGTCGCCCGAGAGGATGCGGCAGTCGAGGCCGAGGGCCTGCAGGGCTCCGACGACGCGCGCCGCGTCCGGCCGCAGGGCCTGGCGGACGAGAAGCACCGCGCGCTCCCGGCCGCGCGAAAACGCGATCAGGGAGGCCTGTGGGTCTGTCTCTGCCATGGCGGCTGCGAGATCCTCTGCGCCGCAGAAGGTCGGGCTGCCGAGGCGGATCTCTGCTCCGTTCACGACGGCCCGGACGCCCCGGCCCGGCTCCTCGACGGCGCCCTCGAAGGGGCGGGGATCTCTGGCCTCCCGCGCTGCCGCCCCCGCGAGGGGATGGTGGCTCGACAGGGCGAGGCGAGCTGCGGTCTCCAGAAGTTCCGGACGGATCGCGCCCGTATTGGCGACCCGCATCTCCGGAAGGGTCAGGGTGCCGGTCTTGTCGAAGACGACCGTGTCGATGGCC contains:
- a CDS encoding SDR family NAD(P)-dependent oxidoreductase encodes the protein MAQQTVLVTGGASGIGLAVVQAILAEGWRVVVADLNAESLERCKDSLGPNGDSVRYEPMNVADEDAVIRAVAACEAEFGPLTGVVNSAGIGRDVPALDTDVELFRRMLEVNLIGSFVVSREVAKRMRERGGGAIVNVASVSGIAGNRGRVAYGASKGGVITMTRVMAVELATIGIRVNVIAPGPIETPLVQEMHTPEVRAAWMTTVPQRRYGSPDEIAGAAVFLLDPRKSSYITGQTICVDGGFSIAGLLDDVGVAAAMPA
- a CDS encoding oligosaccharide flippase family protein, with the protein product MLARIPFLPALLAVGSRYLPRGSLVLLLGTLSARAISTVGLLVTAAILGPSPYAALGVYVSILSLLSVAACGRYEAAILAVRHEGDARALVMLSQGICALFLLAVSSLCALVILMGWNDLVALPAAAMALLPLGILARVKLRIENLILTRSGRPRVRARSAIVQSIVQPLVTLASYWIGADAVLALVLGDAVGHLVAAFVLRMGNRDWRRETQPRGALLHHAAKWRQMPLAGLPNAFLSIAFDSAPALLAGLTLPPHLGGQMILALRLLDIPGFLVGFVAVPTLQRAIVEDKTPLRYALRPVLRLALMLGGMFLAIIVMAHFLSPLLLHTRWPELFRLVQWFALSSAFLAVTNPLIELVAIYGVEVRAFRRHLASLLILAVCTAGLLIFGERVPSLALLLALAGLARAAMFSRLLFQQSRRERGAAVPAR
- a CDS encoding alkaline phosphatase; amino-acid sequence: MRDLSLPRRHFLLASLGGSLSLRPFSILQAAPRLPDDPFTLGVASGAPRPDSVVIWTRLAPKPLEGGGMPETPVAVDWQMAEDEGFRRIVRKGRVMAEPASAHAVHVTVPGLRPARWYWYRFRVGRAVSPVGRTRTAAAPGAAGGLRFAYASCQQYEQGFYAAYADMARRDLDLVVHLGDYIYETSWGSQHVRKHMSGIPTTLPEFRERYALYKLDPDLQAAHAAFPWLSIWDDHEVANDYANDRSSAMGDRDQFLKVRAAAYQAYYEHMPLPPKARPRGPEAVIYDLYEFGQMANLILLDDRQYRSPHACLPGRSASPRVDCPDRLREDRTMLGAVQEAWLDQALADAKGRWTIVAQQTLMAERDLDPGDGHGYWMDGWDGYAAGRRRLLDGIAAHRTPNPVVIGGDVHAFFAADLKRDFHDEKAEVLATEFCGTSITSEGPSAKGIATVRAKNPHIRYARGDRRGFATVSLTETHCEVNFEAVADIKERNSPVSRIASFVCLDGRPGVQEA
- the ccoS gene encoding cbb3-type cytochrome oxidase assembly protein CcoS, translated to MGVLLFLIPTALALGLCGLGAFLWSLRNGQYDDVQGAALRVLSDDDVKP
- a CDS encoding PCC domain-containing protein, giving the protein MRQILHPGPIASNRATVVASTPVRLRFRLEPGHTVDEAVSKGFAAAGCEGGFVTFRGGRCEPFKYVMPAASPDDSHAAWYSDTFAPAGPVSFERAGAIVGRRDGRPFLHCHGIWTTQDGVRMGHLLAPDTLIGEPVEASGIGVRTATFEARPDAETNFTLFEPVRTDGAEDKVGARVFLARIRPNVDISLAIEAICREHGIRTAHVHGIGSLNEVRYADGSSVESHATEVLIRHGRVESVDGQPRARLHLDVVDIEGGISSGEIVHGDNPVLVTFELLIEAAELET
- a CDS encoding SDR family NAD(P)-dependent oxidoreductase: MSERLKGRTAIVFGAGSSGPGWGNGKAAAVAYAREGARVACIDLAQAAADETADIISRESGIALALSADVTDTGSIQTAVAETIDAFGAIDILHNNVGVTHMGGPVELSEEQFAAALDLNIGPVYRTAKAVVPHMLRQGRGAIVNISSLAAIRWTGYPYFAYYATKAAVNQATVALAMQYARDGIRANCIMPGLIDTPLIYRQISGQYASVDEMVAARNAAVPMGKMGTAWDVANAAVFLASDEARFITGVCLPVDGGQSCAVSEFR